Within the Echinicola sp. 20G genome, the region ATTAAACCGACAGGAAATTAGCAGTCATTTGGGTCACAAAACTATCTGTTAAAATTCATTTTTCTGCCCTTTGGATGGAATAAAACTCAATCGCAACAAAAAAGATTCAGATTCAAAAATATTAAAATCAACATCGCAAAAAAGTGAATCGGCTTTTAAATTCAAATATTCTTTATGTGTTACATGCTCTATGTCCTAATTAAATGGATAGCACGTAGCATTTCCGATCAAAAAAGGAGCTTATGATGAAAAAAAGCTCATTAAAAATATTATATGATCAAAATGCTACTTTTTTTCCGAAAAAAAATTTATTACATTTGTACCGTATTAAGTCGTTTACGAGAGGGGACACAACGTCCCCTCTTTCATTATAGGTAAGTGTAGTATGAGTTTGAAGCAGACCATCGAGGAGATTGTAACGAAGCATTTGCCCGATGATTCTCATTTTGTGGTAGATGTCCTCATCAATGAGAAAGGCCCTAAGCAAAAAGTCAGCATTCTTATTGATGCAGATGGAGGTTTAAATATCGACACCTGCGCTACAGTCAGCAGAGCTGTAGGCGAAGAATTAGAAGCCAAAGAAATAATAGAAAAAGCCTATGTGCTTGAAGTTTCTTCACCAGGACTGGACCACCCACTTACTGGCAGGAGACAATATCAAAAAAACATAGGGAGGAATCTCATGGTCACCATGGAAAACGGTGACAAAATGGAAGGAAAGCTCTTGAGCGTAGACCAATCGGCCATCAACCTTTTGGTAAAACAAAAAGAAAAAGGCAAAAAAGCTGTTGAAGTAGAAGCAACAATAGCTTTGGAGCAAATTAAGAAATCAATTGTATTAGTCTCTTTTAAATAAAAAAAATGGATGCTAAAGTTCTGATAGAATCGTTTGCAGAATTTGCAAGATCAAAAAATGTGGATCGTCCTACCATGATCCGCATCTTGGAAGATGTGTTTAGAGCAATGATTCGTAAAAAGTACGAAACAGATGAGAATTTCGATGTAATCATCAACGCAGACAAAGGTGACCTTGAGATTTGGAGGATCAGGGAAATTGTTGACGACAACTCGGAAGACATCTGGGATCATGACAAAATCAGCCTATCCGAAGCCAGAAAAATCGAACCTGATTTTGAAATTGGCGAAGAGACTTACGAAAGAATCGAATTGGAGGACTTTGGAAGAAGAGCCGTGATGATGGCAAGACAGACTTTGATTCAAAAGATCAAGGATTTGGAAAAAGACTTGCTTTTCCAACAATACGAGGAGTTGGTAGGTGAAATCATCACTGCTGAAGTTTACCAAATCTTAGGTAGAGAAATGCTTTTAATGGACGGTGAAGGCAATGAGCTAATCCTTCCAAAAGGAGAACAAATCCCTAAGGACCGTTTCCGAAAAGGAGATACCGTAAAATCCATCGTCCACAAAGTGGAAATGGTGAACGGCAACCCACGTATCATTCTTTCAAGAACTTCTCCAATTTTCTTGGAGAGATTGTTTGAGAATGAAGTACCGGAAGTTTATGACGGATTGATCACTATTAAGAAAATCGTCAGAGAGCCAGGAGAAAGAGCTAAGGTAGCTGTAGAATCTTATGATGATCGTATTGATCCGGTAGGTGCATGTGTGGGCATGAAAGGAAGTAGAATTCATGCGGTAGTTCGTGAACTTCAAAACGAGAACATTGATGTCATTAACTACACTGATAACTTGGAACTGTATGTTTCGAGAGCCCTAAGTCCAGCCAAGGTCAGCTCGATTTCAGCCAATGAAGAAGAAAAGAGACTTTCTGTCTTTTTAAAGCCTGATCAAGTATCTTTGGCCATCGGAAAAGGAGGGTATAATATCAGATTGGCCAGCCGTTTGGTGGGCTATGAAATAGATGTCTTCAGAGAACTTTCTGATTACGAGGAAGAAGAAGATGTCGATCTATCCGAATTTTCTGACGAAATTGAGGGTTGGATTATTGAAGAGTTGAAGAAAACAGGTCTGGACACTGCAAAAAGCGTATTAGCATTGTCTACAGAAGACCTAACCAGAAGAACTGAGCTCGAAGAAGAAACTATCGAGGAGATCTTCAGAATATTAAAACAGGAATTTGAACAGTAAATCATTTGCCCTGATGGGATAACATTAGTGGCATATTTACATCAATAAAAAATTAGCAAGAGGTTTTAGCGTATGTCAGAAGAAAAAATGATGCGATTAGGCCAGGTAGCCAGAAAGCTCAATGTGGGGATTTCCACAATTGTTGAGTCTATGGCCAAGAAAGGCTTTGATGTAGAGAGCAACCCTAACTCCAAGATCAGCCAAGATCAGTTTAACATGTTGGCTAAGGAGTTTAAGTCCTCTGCACAGGAAAAGGAGGAAGCGTCCCACCTTTCCATTGGTAAACGTCACAATGAAAACTTTACCATCAAAGCAGAATCTGAATCTGTGCCTGAAGAAGCAAAAAAAGAAGAACCAAGCCAGCCAGTAGCACCTGCTCCTAAGCAAGAAGAGAAGCAGCAACCTACACCTGCGGAAACTCCTAAAAAGGAAGAGGATAGCAAAGTCACTTCCGAAGCGGAGAAGCTTCCAGGCATTAAGGTATTGGGTAAAATTGACCTAACTGGTCAAAACAAGGGCAAAAAAGAAGAGCCCAAAAAAGAAGAAAAACCAAAAGCGGCTCAGGAAACTCCTAAGCCAGCCGAAAAACCAGCAGAAGCTCCAAAAGCTGAAAAGCCAGCGGAAAAAGCTCCTCCTGCAGTAGAAAAACCTCAGGAAAAGACTCCTGAAAAACCAAAAGAAACCCCTAAGGCTGAGAAGCCTGAGCAAAAAGAAGACGCTAAAACTACATCTAAAGCTGAACCTGAGAAGGCTCAGACATCTGACGCATCAAAAGTACAAAAGCCGCAAGCTGAGAAGCCCGCAGCAACACCTTCTAATAAACCAGAAGAAAAAACCTCTCCATCAGTAGAGCCTAAAGCGGAAGCTAAAAAGGACTCTTCTGATTCAGTAATCTCTGCTAAAGCTGACGCGCTAAAAGGCCTAACTGTACTAGGGAAAATCGAACTCCCTAAAGATAAGCCGAAGAAAAAAGCAAAACCTGTAGCCTCCTCCGATGAGCGAGGAAAAGATAAAAAGAAACGCCCTCGTAAGCGTATCGATAAGCCAGGAACAGGTGGTCCCGGTGCAGGTCAAGGCAATCGACCTGGAGGTAATGCAGGTGGCCCTCAGGGTAACCGAAACCAACAGGGTGGCGGTAACCGAAACCAGCAAGGTGGACGTAAAAGACCTGGAGGCAACCAACAAAAAGGAGGAGGTAACCGATTCCAAAAAGTGGAGCCTACCCAAAAGGAAATTCAAGACCAAATCAAACAAACTCTTGCCCGTCTTCAAGGCGGTGGTAAGTCTGGAGGAGGTAAGAGCAAGAGCAGAAGAGACAAGCGTTCTGAAAGAACCAAAGATCACAATGTAGAAGGACAGGAAGAAAGCAAAGTACTAAAAGTAACTGAGTTTATCTCTGCAAATGACTTGGCTTCTTTATTGGATGTTTCTGTAAACGAGATCATCTCAGTTTGTATGTCATTGGGTATGTTTGTTTCTATCAACCAACGACTGGATGCTGAAGCAATTACCATTATCGCAGATGAATTTGGCTATGAAGTCGAATTTACCAAAGCAGATGAAGAAGAGGATGAAGTAGAAGAAGTGGACCGCCCGGAAGATTTGGAACCGAGAGCTCCTATCGTTACCATCATGGGACACGTCGATCATGGTAAAACTTCCTTGCTAGATTACATCAGAAGCTCTAAAGTAACCAGTGGTGAAGCAGGTGGTATTACCCAGCACATTGGTGCATATGATGTAAAAACCGACAATGGCGAAAAAATCGCTTTCTTGGATACTCCAGGTCACGAAGCTTTTACAGCCATGAGGGCACGTGGTGCAAAAATCACGGACGTGGCCATCATCGTAATCGCGGCTGATGACAGCATCATGCCTCAGACTAAAGAAGCCATCAACCACGCTCAGGTAGCTGGTGTACCGATGATATTTGCTATCAACAAAGTAGATAAGCCAAATGCCAACCCTCATAAAATCAAAGAGGAATTGGCGAATATGAACTTATTGGTGGAAGAATGGGGTGGTAAATACCAGTCTCAAGAAATCTCTGCCAAGACAGGTCAAGGAATTGATGAATTGCTAGAAAAAGTATTGCTAGAAGCCGAAATCCTTGAACTTACTGCCAATCCAAACAGAAATGCAGTGGGTACCGTAGTGGAAGCCTCTCTGGATAAAGGACGTGGATATGTATCCACTGTAATGGTCCAAGCTGGTACTTTGAAAATTGGTGACATCATGCTAGCCGGCCAACACTACGGTAGGGTGAAAGCGATGTTTGACCATACTGGCAAGAAAGTGAAGGAAGCTGAACCATCTACTCCTGTCCAAGTATTGGGCTTGAGCGGAGCTCCTCAGGCAGGTGACATCTTGAAGGTATACGACACTGAACGTGAAGCTAGAGAAATCGCCAACTCTAGAGAGCAGATCAATAGAGAACAAAGTATGCGTACCAAGAAACATATTACTTTGGACGAAATTGGTAGACGTTTGGCTATCGGAAGCTTTAAAGAACTTAACATCATTATCAAAGGTGATGTGGATGGTTCTGTGGAAGCCTTGTCTGATTCCTTACTGAAACTTTCCAAAGATGAGGTAAGCGTTAACATTATCCACAAAGGTGTTGGTCAGATCTCTGAATCTGATGTCCTTCTTGCTTCTGCATCGGACGCCATTATCTTAGGATTCCAGGTGAGACCTTCTACCAGTGCCAAGAAGTTGGCAGAACAGGAAGAAATCGAAATCAGACATTACTCTATCATCTACGATGCCATTAACCAAATCAAGGATGCCATCGAAGGTATGCTAGAACCTGAATTCGAAGAGGTGATTACAGGTAACATCCAAGTGAGAGAAGTCTTCAAGATTTCTAAAGTTGGAACCGTTGCTGGTTGTTATGTAACCGACGGATATGTAACCAGAAAGAATAAGATCAGAATTATCCGTGATGGTATCGTTATTCATGATGGAGAAATTGATCAGTTGAAGCGTTTCAAAGATGATGTAGCAGAAGTGAAAGCCGGTTATGAATGTGGTATTTCCATCAAAGGATACAATGATATCAAACTGGAAGACACTATCGAAGGATACGAAATGCGTGAAATCAAAAGAAAAAAATAATTCAACTAAATACACACGCTTAAAGTCAAAAGGACAGTTTTCTAACTGTCCTTTTTCTTTTTCATTAACATAATCTTATTTAGCATAATAGAATAAAATTCAATCATGGGTATTGCTCTCGTATTGCTATTAAAAACCTTTTGTTACGCTTCCATTATCAGTATTCTGGTGGGTTTTATCAGGCCTGTTTATGTCCTTTGGTTTATGGACAGGTGTAATAGATTAAGCGTTCTCAAAGTCTACGGAGCATTGACATTATTATTTTTCATACTATATGAAGTCCTTAGTCGCCTCTTACTTTAAAAATATCCCTTAAGGATTGATCTTCTTCAACTCTTCCTCATGAATCCTAAAATCATTATCCCCAAACAACACCAAATAAATTTTTCTGATAGATTTTAATTCAGGCATAATTGCCATGATTGATGAAAAGGCAACTTTAGCTGCTTCCTCCACAGGATAGCCAAAGACCCCAGTTGATATAGCAGGGAAAGCAATAGAAGTCATTTGATAATCATCCGCCAGCTTCAACGCCTCCCGGTAGCAATTACCAAGAAATTTGGCTTCAGGTTTATCCTTTCCATAGACGGGACCAAGGCAATGAATTACATATTTGTTAGGCAGTCTAAATCCTTCTGTGATCACCGCCTCTCCTGGTTGTATGGGGCCAAGTGGAACAGCAGCTCGCTCGATATCTGGCCCTGCAGCTTTGTGGATTGCCCCGGCCACACCTCCACCAGTCCTAAGTTGCGCATTGGCGGCATTGACAATCACATCAACATCGGATTGTTTGGTAATATCTCCCTTCCGATTGATTAGTTCAATATGATTGATTAACCTAGCCATCAAAAAACGTTAAACTCAACTAAATTTAACCTAAAAAAGGAGCATAATCAACCACCAGACTAGCCCACCCGCTTACACTTATAAACCTTTGGTGAATCATCCAAAGTGGTCACTGCAAACAGATATTCATCTCCTCCGTCCTGAAGTTTAAATTTTTTCTTGATCATATCCGGCTTCAAGGGATGGTTCCTAACCAAAACATTTACTTTTCCAGAGGGAAATGTCTTTTTGATCTGCTTTTTATCAAGCTTTTGCTCTTCTAGAATTTCAAATACCCTTCCTTGAACAGGAGCAATCAGCTTGTCAGAAGTGTAGACATGAGTATTGGGATGCAATTTCTTCAATCCATATTGCTGAGAAAAAGATTTAAATGCACCGGCCTTTAAAATAGCCGCAGACGGAAGTACCAAATATTTCTCAGGGAAACCAAAAGTTGCCTGAGAAAGTGTTTCTTCCTCGTATGAAAATTCAAAAAACTCATCGAGTTCTTCTGATAAGTTCCAGCAGCTCACCCTTGGCGAACCTACTTCAGCGTCTCTATCCCAAATCAATAAAATCTCTTTTACCTCATTCTTGACAGCGACGACATGAAGATGGCTAACTGCTGGTATTTCGCGTAAAGCTTCTTTGATGTCCAACATAGGCGAAGCCTTTACCATAATATGGCTAGCCTTCCTTGTCATCATTTCCCAGTGAGTGATTATATCTGGCTCACAATCCGCTAACTTGTATAACTTCTGATTATGCCCTCCTCTTCTGGCCGGATCCACAAAAATCCAATCAAAAGAGCTTTCCGTTTGTCTCAAATAGTCGATTGAATCCCCAGACCGGACTTCATATTTAACTTTATTCTCACTAAGCTGGGAAAAATTCATGGCAGCAATTTCTGCCAACTTCTCCTGTCGCTCCAGATAAAGGACCTTATCGAAATGAGCCCCTAAAAAAAAAGTATCTACCCCAAAACCACCGGTTAAATCCACTAAACTTGCTCCCCTTGCCAATCGGCTTTTAAATTTTGCTGTCAATTCAGAAGAACATTGCTCCAAGGAGATTGATGGAGGAAAAATAACATTGGGATTAGCCACCCAAGAAGGCAACTTCAACTGCGCTTTCTTTCGGGCAGAAATTTGTTGGACGGCTTCCTTGACATCCAAGGAAGTATTTTGATGGTGCTTTAAAAGCAATTGTGCAGGATCTTCAAAGAGATGATCCTGCACAAATTGAAATAATAATGGAGTATATATTTTGGAAGCTTCCAAATTTAGACCAAGCTATGCTCTACTAAGTACTCAGCAATTTGAACTGCATTGGTAGCTGCTCCTTTTCTAAGGTTATCTGCCACAATCCACATGTTCAAAGTATTTGGCTGAGACTCATCCCTTCTCAATCTACCCACAAAAACCTCATCACGCTTGTGTGCGTTCATTGGCATTGGGTAAACATTATTGGCCACATCATCCTCCACAATTACACCAGGTGTAGCTGACAATAATTGCTTCACTTCAGCTATATCAAAATCTTCTTTGAATTCCACATTCACTGACTCTGAGTGACCACCCATTACAGGAATCCTAACGGTAGTAGCAGTCACCTGAATGGATTGATCATCAAAAATCTTTTTGGTCTCATTGATCATCTTCATTTCCTCTTTGGTGTATCCATTTTCTTGGAATACATCAATATGAGGCAAAACATTCAAGTCAATTTTATGAGGATATGCTTTTTCTCCGTCTTTTCCTTCCCGCTCATCCATCAACTGGTTTACGGCTTTTAGGCCGCTTCCTGTAACCGATTGGTAAGTGGATACAACCACTCTCTTAATTCCATATCGCTCACGCAATGGCGCCAAAGCCAAAACCATTTGGATGGTGGAACAGTTTGGATTTGCTATGATCCGGTCATCAATCTTCAGAGATTTAGCGTTGATCTCAGGAACAACCAGCTTTTTGGTAGGGTCCATTCTCCAAGCAGAAGAATTATCCACTACAATAGTCCCTGCCTCAGCAAATTTCGGAGCCCATTCTTTGGACGTGTCTCCACCTGCAGAGAAAATGGCTACATCTGGCTTTTCTGCCACTGCCTGTGCCAGGCCTATCACTGTGTATTCCTTATCCTTGAAAGTAATCTTCTTTCCCGCAGACCTTTCACTGGCCACTAAAAGCAATTCATCAAAAGGGAAATTGTGCTCCGCTAGCACCTCAAGAATCTCTGAGCCAACTAAACCAGTCGCTCCTACAACAGCTAATTTCATCGTTGAAAACTTTCTATTAATTGATTTTTATAGTATTTTAAATTTTTCAGCTTGGTTTTTTTTGAAAGATGGCTCCTATTAATAAGGGAGTTAAAAATTTCATGGATTCAATTTTTATCTGCTGCTTATTTTGGATTTGCTGATCTATATAATTAGTCTTCCCAATTAAGCCGCCCAAAATTTTTAGGTATGAAATCTTACTGTTTTAACTCACCTACTTCTTTTTTTATGGGTTTGGGAATGCTACTTTTTGCATCCTTCCAAACCTCCCAAAAAGTAGCATCATCGCCCTTCTATTTTTCAAACCAGAGGCCTTCAAATTTTAGTGCCGCAAGTTACGGAAAATCATCCACTAACGAAGTAGAAAATCTTAAAATATGTACTGAACCCAAAAGATTAGATAAAATTTTAGGTAAAAGACCGTCAGTGGAAACACCAAACAACCTGATTCACCACACAAAGACCTCAATCCCTGTCCTATTTGAATTTATTGGTAGGCATTTGAAATCCCAAAGTTCAAGGATAGAATCCAAGGGTCAATTCAATTCACCTGATATCAATCCTGACACGATCCCCTCCAAAATCGTCCATATTAATCGCATAAGTAAAAACTCCATCATAGTTACCTTTGACAAACCCTTAGATCCGGTTTTCGCAATTATTCCAAACTTTTACAACATTGACGGCAGGACACCATTTGAAGTGACTTGGACCAATTCATCCTTTCAAGTGATTTTGAATTTTGAAACTCCAATTGACTCTCTGAGTTCTACCCTAAAAGTAAATGGAGTATTGGACTCAAATGGGAATAAAATTATTCGCGAAAGCTTCCCCTTTAAATTAGATCACAAAGCCAATGTTGCTCAAAAAGAGCTGGTCATTAATGAAGTCATGGCAGCACCAAAAAATGGAAGCCCACTGCCCAATGCTGAATACATTGAGATCTATAATACGAGTGACAGAACTATTGAGCTTGGAGGTTTTCTTTTGAAGAACTCCAGTCGTTCGGCTGTGTTTCCAGTTTCCTCGATTTCCCCAGGGGAATATGCTATCATAGTAGACGAAGATGATGCTTCAGCGTTTAGTACCTTCGGAAAAGTGATTGGCCTAAGTACTTGGCCTAGGTTTGTCAACAGTAGTGATCAGGTTATCTTATGCGACCCAAACGACCAAATCATAGACCAGTTAAGTTATAATCAGCAAAGCTATGGCAGCTCCGATAAAGCCAACAATGGCTACAGCCTAGAAGTAGTAAATCCCTTTTCCTCTTGTAATCAGTCCTTACTTTTGAAAGCGTCAGAAGATCCATCAAAAGGAACTCCAGGAAGAGAAAATTCCATATTTGATAATACTCCAGACATGGTCGCTCCTCGCCTGCTAAAAGCACTGGTAGCAGACCCCTCAACAATTATCTTGCAATTCAACGAAAGCTTGAATACCGACCTTTCCAATGTTACTTGGGAATTCAATAAGTCAATAGAACTTAATGAAGTGTTTATTTCTCCAGAGAATAGCACCGAAATCATATTGAAGTTAAAAACCAATTTATCTGAAAAAACGGCCTATCAAATTACAGTAAAAGACCTTTATGACTGCGCTGGCAATTCAATTGATCTATCTTTCAATACGGCCAACTTTCAGATTCCTTCGGAAGCAGAAATAGGAGAGATCATCCTAAACGAAATACTTTTCAATCCCAGAAGCGGCACGCCTAAGTTTGTGGAGATTTATAACCATTCATCAAAATACATTGACTTAGCCAATTGGAAACTAGCCAATGTCTCCCAAGATGGGATTGATAATAGAAAAATTATAGAAGAAAAAACCTTGATTATTGAACCATTTGACTACTTGGTGGTCACAACGGATATCAATCTTCTTCATCAAGAATACCCCAAGGGTGTTATTTCTAAATGGATTGAAATCAATACTCTGCCCAGTTACCCCATTGCTGAAGGGAGTGTTGTTCTCCTAAACCCTGAAGAAAGTCTCCAAGAACGCTTCGACTATTCCGACAAATTTCATCATGAATTGATCCAAAATACAAAAGGAGTTTCTTTGGAGCGTTTCACTCCAGAACATGAAACCAATGCCCCTAAAAACTGGCATTCTGCCGCAAGCACTGAAGGTTTTGCCACACCTGGCTATAAGAACTCACAAAGTTTGGAGCTGAACGATTTAAACCAAGGAATTCAAATTACTCCTAAAGTCTTCCTACCTGATGCAACAGGCGAACAACCTTTTACAACCATAAGCTATAAAATGACAGAACCAGGTTACTTTGGTTCCATTAAAATCTATGGCACAGATGGACAGCTTATCAAAACCATCTGCCAAAATGAAAGCTGGGGAATTGCTGGTTTTTACACTTGGAGTGGCACCAATGAAGCAGGCGTTAAAGTCAGACCAGGATATTATATTGCTTTGGTAGAAATGGTTCACCTTAGCGGCCAAGTGTCAACAATCAAAAAAACAATCGTAGTTGGAAGTAAATTACAGTAAACCTTTTTTAAGAAAATAAGTGCCTCGCCAAGAATCAACGAGGTCACTTCCATTACAAACCTTCATCCTCATCATTATAGATAAATGTATTTGCCTTACCCTTCGCTTTAATATACCCTCTGTACATCCCAGCTGAATTAAAAGGCATGCTAATATTGGCCTCTTTGTCGATGGATATAACGCCTCCACTTCCTTCCATTTTCACCAACTGATCCATGACCACTTCTTTAGCAGCTTCATCCAAAGATTTACCAGCATATCGCATGATTGAGGCAATCTCATGGCCAACGACATTCCTGATGAAAAATTCTCCATGGCCAGTTGCTGAAACCGCACAAGTCGCATTATCGGCATAAGTACCGGCTCCAATTACAGGAACATCACCCACTCTGCCATAGCGTTTATTGGTCATGCCACCAGTGGAAGTAGCAGCAGCCACATTTCCCTCCGAGTCAACAGCCACAGCACCTACAGTTCCATACTTTCTATCATTAAAATATGGGTCTTCCAATTTCATCTCCCGAAGTGAAGAATGGTCCAACTGCTGCTTTTCAGACTCAATGATTTTCATCAATTGTTCATACCTTCGTTCCTCTCTAAAATAACCGGGATCAACTATTTCCAGCCCTTGTTCTTCAGCAAATTGCTCTGCCCCTTTACCCACCATAAAAACATGAGGACTGTTTTGCATCACTTCAAATGCAGCAGTAATTGGATTCTTGACCGTGGTTATCCCCGCAACAGCACCGGCATTCCTCGTCTTTCCATCCATAATCGCTGCATCCATTTCATTTCTGGCATCATGGGTAAAAACAGCCCCCTTACCCGCATTGAAAAGTGGACTATCCTCCATCACCTTGATAGCAGCTATTACAGCATCTACTGACTTCCCTCCCTTTTCTAAAACTTCGTACCCTTGGTTCAAAGCCTCAGTGAGTTTTTCCCGGTAAGCCTGCTCCCTTTCCGGAGTCATATTTTCTCTTCTAATGGTACCCGCTCCCCCATGTATTACCAAAGCAATGGGCTGCTCTTGACTAGCATTTACATTTTGATTTTCTGATTCCTCATTTTCTTCTTTCGCTCCAGAACAAGACAAAAGGAATACAAAAAGCAATACAAACAAACTACCTGTTTTCGTTCTAAGCATAAAATATATTTAAACCATTCAATGGACAATTAACGTATTAAATTAGTAAAGATATTTATATATATCCTTAGCTTTACGAAACACATTTAATTCTGTTGGTGATATTTTTGATTTTAAAAATGACACCTTATTTTAGGGGACTTTTTGAAAGTCAAAAATTTATTTAGCCATCGACACTTAACACCTAATACTATGAGTCAAGAAGAGAAAACATCATATTCCAAAGAAGAACTAAAAGAGTTTGAGGAATTGATCAACAACAAGCTAAGCGTGGCCCGTGAAGAACTTCTCTCTTTAAAAGAGACACTTAGCAAGAAAAATGACAGTGGAACAGACTTCACCGCTTCCACTTCGAAACTATTGGAAGATGGAGCTGATACACTTGAAAGGGAAAGCCTGAGCCAATTGGCGGCAAGACAGCAAAAATTCATCATCAACTTGGAAAATGCTTTAATTAGAATTAAAAATGGCACATATGGTGTATGCGTTGATACGGGTAAGCTAATTGCCAAGGAAAGACTAAAAGCCGTACCCCATACCATGCATTCCATTGAAGCTAAATTAGCTAAAAAGTAAATATTGGAATTTTT harbors:
- a CDS encoding isoaspartyl peptidase/L-asparaginase family protein, which translates into the protein MLRTKTGSLFVLLFVFLLSCSGAKEENEESENQNVNASQEQPIALVIHGGAGTIRRENMTPEREQAYREKLTEALNQGYEVLEKGGKSVDAVIAAIKVMEDSPLFNAGKGAVFTHDARNEMDAAIMDGKTRNAGAVAGITTVKNPITAAFEVMQNSPHVFMVGKGAEQFAEEQGLEIVDPGYFREERRYEQLMKIIESEKQQLDHSSLREMKLEDPYFNDRKYGTVGAVAVDSEGNVAAATSTGGMTNKRYGRVGDVPVIGAGTYADNATCAVSATGHGEFFIRNVVGHEIASIMRYAGKSLDEAAKEVVMDQLVKMEGSGGVISIDKEANISMPFNSAGMYRGYIKAKGKANTFIYNDEDEGL
- a CDS encoding TraR/DksA C4-type zinc finger protein, coding for MSQEEKTSYSKEELKEFEELINNKLSVAREELLSLKETLSKKNDSGTDFTASTSKLLEDGADTLERESLSQLAARQQKFIINLENALIRIKNGTYGVCVDTGKLIAKERLKAVPHTMHSIEAKLAKK
- a CDS encoding lamin tail domain-containing protein; the encoded protein is MKSYCFNSPTSFFMGLGMLLFASFQTSQKVASSPFYFSNQRPSNFSAASYGKSSTNEVENLKICTEPKRLDKILGKRPSVETPNNLIHHTKTSIPVLFEFIGRHLKSQSSRIESKGQFNSPDINPDTIPSKIVHINRISKNSIIVTFDKPLDPVFAIIPNFYNIDGRTPFEVTWTNSSFQVILNFETPIDSLSSTLKVNGVLDSNGNKIIRESFPFKLDHKANVAQKELVINEVMAAPKNGSPLPNAEYIEIYNTSDRTIELGGFLLKNSSRSAVFPVSSISPGEYAIIVDEDDASAFSTFGKVIGLSTWPRFVNSSDQVILCDPNDQIIDQLSYNQQSYGSSDKANNGYSLEVVNPFSSCNQSLLLKASEDPSKGTPGRENSIFDNTPDMVAPRLLKALVADPSTIILQFNESLNTDLSNVTWEFNKSIELNEVFISPENSTEIILKLKTNLSEKTAYQITVKDLYDCAGNSIDLSFNTANFQIPSEAEIGEIILNEILFNPRSGTPKFVEIYNHSSKYIDLANWKLANVSQDGIDNRKIIEEKTLIIEPFDYLVVTTDINLLHQEYPKGVISKWIEINTLPSYPIAEGSVVLLNPEESLQERFDYSDKFHHELIQNTKGVSLERFTPEHETNAPKNWHSAASTEGFATPGYKNSQSLELNDLNQGIQITPKVFLPDATGEQPFTTISYKMTEPGYFGSIKIYGTDGQLIKTICQNESWGIAGFYTWSGTNEAGVKVRPGYYIALVEMVHLSGQVSTIKKTIVVGSKLQ